Genomic DNA from Triticum dicoccoides isolate Atlit2015 ecotype Zavitan chromosome 4B, WEW_v2.0, whole genome shotgun sequence:
TTTTAGTGTGTGAAAGAATAGGAAAGTGGCATGAGATCCCTGCGGATGGTTTTGATATATCATTGatactcttttcttttctttttttatgtaaAGAATGTTTGGCATGCTTTTTTATTGATAAGGAAACTCAATTTGTGGCATTTTTTTCCTCCACCCAACTGGAAATAAAGTCATGCCACTTTCTATATCTCAATATTTCCAAGCAGAACATATCTGCCATCTTACCTGCATGATATAATGTTTTAATTATAATTGTCATTTGTGGAGAAATTTACATGTGCAGTTAATGTCTTACTAGGTTGTGCTGTGTAAGCATGTCGCATGACATTGCTCAGTGTTCCTGAGTTGTGCATATGCGGGTTTTTTATTTTGCTGATTTATAAATGTGATATAGGTCGACGCTCATATCCAACAGCTTGATCAATACATGAGGAAGCTTGAAGAACTTCGACTAGGTATTGTAGTGCCAGTTGCATGACACTGCAGTTGCATTACATGTTTCTCTTACTGTGCTTGTGTGCCACTTGTTTTGGCGAACAGAAAAGGAGGCAGTGGCAGCTGCAGCTGCAGCTGCGGCAGATACAGCTGTTGCTGCTACTTCAGCTGCTCCTGCTGGCGCTGGTAGCTTAAGGTCCGCAGCTGCTGATCCTGCTCCAAAAACTGGACGAGCTGGCGAAAGAAGCAGAGGAGGGCGGAAGAAGTATGTTTTGCATCTGAGTAGAATCAAAGACCAAGGCATTTGTATTTTTCTCATTGTAACAGCACAACTCTCTTGCAGGGCTAAGGTGCCCACGGAGATGCCTACAGAGATGCCCATGGAGCAGCCAGCTATAGATTTAGAATTGCCTGTCGATCCTAATGAACCGACGTATTGCTTCTGCAACCAAGTCAGCTACGGTGAGATGGTCGCGTGCGACAACCCTGATGTAAGTAAACATTCTCCTCCTTTCACATGTCCTTTCTTAGCTCCGTGCACCGGTGCTTGGTTTTAAAGCGCGCTGGTGCTTCTTTTGCAGTGCAAGATAGAGTGGTTCCACTTTGGATGCGTGGGCTTGAAAGAGCAGCCGAGGGGAAAGTGGTATTGCCTGAGTTGCAGCGCGTTCCAAAAGAAGCGCAAGGGAAGGTGAGATACATATGGTCCTTGTGCTAGGAGGTATGCAGTCAGTCATCCGTGATCGTCTGATTCCGTTGTGCTGAGCAGCGCCTTGTTTGTCTGGGAAGCAACTGTTGAATGTAGCTTGAGTGATCTTGCACATGTTGTGACAGTCTTGAGGAGTGTTGTACATGTGTGGCCCCGTTTAGAacatgggaatttcttctgttcttgTGGGTGATGAACTGGTGACTGAAATGCTTGCAATATTCCAACTGTCTGTTATGCCGTTAGCGGCTAGGAGAACCGTTGAGCAAAGGCGGCTATGTATGCGCATCGAAACAAACCTTGTTCAGTAGGTGCCCTGAAACTCGTGAGAGCCAAGCTGCTTCCAAGCTGTGTTACCATTTTTTTGCTCAGGTTCAAATGCTCAGTCTATCTTTCTGTATATGGGTTTCATTTCCAAATTCCAACCATATATCATATACACCTACCAAAACTTCCTAGCGATGTTTGCAAAGCTAAAATTTTGTATTGATTTTGCAAGTTATTAGTTAAACTGGTTTGAATCAGTACAACAACATTTTNNNNNNNNNNNNNNNNNNNNNNNNNNNNNNNNNNNNNNNNNNNNNNNNNNNNNNNNNNNNNNNNNNNNNNNNNNNNNNNNNNNNNNNNNNNNNNNNNNNNNNNNNNNNNNNNNNNNNNNNNNNNNNNNNNNNNNNNNNNNNNNNNNNNNNNNNNNNNNNNNNNNNNNNNNNNNNNNNNNNNNNNNNNNNNNNNNNNNNNNNNNNNNNNNNNNNNNNNNNNNNNNNNNNNNNNNNNNNNNNNNNNNNNNNNNNNNNNNNNNNNNNNNNNNNNNNNNNNNNNNNNNNNNNNNNNNNNNNNNNNNNNNNNNNNNNNNNNNNNNNNNNNNNNNNNNNNNNNNNNNNNNNNNNNNNNNNNNNNNNNNNNNNNNNNNNNNNNNNNNNNNNNNNNNNNNNNNNNNNNNNNNNNNNNNNNNNNNNNNNNNNNNNNNNNNNNNNNNNNNNNNNNNNNNNNNNNNNNNNNNNNNNNNNNNNNNNNNNNNNNNNNNNNNNNNNNNNNNNNNNNNNNNNNNNNNNNNNNNNNNNNNNNNNNNNNNNNNNNNNNNNNNNNNNNNNNNNNNNNNNNNNNNNNNNNNNNNNNNNNNNNNNNNNNNNNNNNNNNNNNNNNNNNNNNNNNNNNNNNNNNNNNNNNNNNNNNNNNNNNNNNNNNNNNNNNNNNNNNNNNNNNNNNNNNNNNNNNNNNNNNNNNNNNNNNNNNNNNNNNNNNNNNNNNNNNNNNNNNNNNNNNNNNNNNNNNNNNNNNNNNNNNNNNNNNNNNNNNNNNNNNNNNNNNNNNNNNNNNNNNNNNNNNNNNNNNNNNNNNNNNNNNNNNNNNNNNNNNNNNNNNNNNNNNNNNNNNNNNNNNNNNNNNNNNNNNNNNNNNNNNNNNNNNNNNNNNNNNNNNNNNNNNNNNNNNNNNNNNNNNNNNNNNNNNNNNNNNNNNNNNNNNNNNNNNNNNNNNNNNNNNNNNNNNNNNNNNNNNNNNNNNNNNNNNNNNNNNNNNNNNNNNNNNNNNNNNNNNgcgagaggcacgggtgtgcctctttcggaaaggaaaaagacacgttttctgtttttttttctttcgcgagaggcacgattttgcttccgcgagaggcacggttgtacttttcgcgagaggcacgggcgtgcctctttcggaaaggggaaaaatgtgttttctgttttttttatttcgtgagaggcacgggtttgcttccgcgagaggcacggttgtgatttcgtcagaggcacgggcgtccctttttcggaaaggaaaaaaaaccgTGTTCCCGGTTTGGTTTTTTCATCGGGTTTTTTCGTCAggttttttcgtctggttttttcgtgaaaaaaagttcgtcaaaacctatcaacatgggatctagttttgaagatctcgacgcgaggaatccaacggcgaaagcggttcgagatttggacgcaaggtttaagagataaaatattttgaataaacgaatctacgaaaaaagggaaaactcacaggttgcgacaagtggcgcacatgcagcgcgccacNNNNNNNNNNNNNNNNNNNNNNNNNNNNNNNNNNNNNNNNNNNNNNNNNNNNNNNNNNNNNNNNNNNNNNNNNNNNNNNNNNNNNNNNNNNNNNNNNNNNNNNNNNNNNNNNNNNNNNNNNNNNNNNNNNNNNNNNNNNNNNNNNNNNNNNNNNNNNNNNNNNNNNNNAGGGAAATTTCTATTTGCCACTCTTTGCGGCAAGTAGTTGAGGGAACGCACACAGGCAGATCGATGAGCGTCACGAGGGGCCGGCCCGTTCAAACGTTAAAGCGAATCCGGTTTAGGGAATCTTCTACGTGGTTCCCAGCCGGTTTttttggttttgggaaccttctaggaggttcctgaaccggttttttTATTTCCCTTTTTTACCTTTTTGTTTTAATTTTCTCTCTTCTTTGCTCtttcattttttttttctttttcatgtttCTTTTGGTTGAGAATTTCAAATGTTTTATTCGGAATTTGATGACATGTTCTCGTTTTCAAAATTTGCTcccaatttcaaaaaagttcaggaatttcaaaaaatgttctcattttcaaattttgttaacaatttcaaaaaatgttcgtgtttgaaAAAGTCTTTcaggattttcaaaaaatgttttgttttaaaattttgttgtcaatttttaaaaaatgttcgtgttttagaaaatgttcaggaatttcgaAAAATGTTCCCATTGGAAAATTTTATTCacagtttaaaaaatgttcatgtttcaaaaagTTTTGCAGGACtttcagaaaatgttcttgctTTAAAATTTTGTtgacaatttcaaaaaatgtcgtGTTTTAGAAGATgttcagtaatttcaaaaaaaatgttctcgTTTTGAATTATTgttatgttcatgttttcaaaaaatgttcagaaatttcTAACCAAATACTCTTTTTCACAATATGTCCAGAATGtcattcataaaatgttcatgtttcaaaaaatgtacaggaatttcaaaatttgttctgaaTTTCAGAAAGATGTCTGTGTTTccaaaaatgttcaggaatttcagaaaatgttttttttgttttcagaAAAATTCACAATGTCAGAAAATATTCaatgtttcaaaaattgttcacgtttTAGAAAACTGTTaggttttgcaaaaaaatgttcatgttttgtccAAATTTCGGATTacaaaaattgttcacatttttttagaaaaaaagttTGGAATATCAAAAAATATTTGCGGTATTTCAAATTGTTCGATATTATCAAgaaatctctactcttataaaaaacagagttggtgatgatggtgtgcctaacatcctgcaatataggccgttcgatttatatctgacggataagaaggaaactatgacaattttacaaaaagatacccacacccctctccacatttgtaaataaggtcttctctcgttcatccttttttcatacaagataaactactcatacaaatgcatcttgatgggccggcccagtttgcATCGCCCTAGTGCGTCAAGCTCATgttttgatgcaaaatgcatcacaTAGGATGCCTCGGCGAGCAGGGTAGGCAGTGGGAAAATCCTATACGACGCATTCTGCGTCAAAATGTCGGGGTACCGCACACTGTTTCTCAGCGTTCGAACGAAACAGGCCGGCCCATTAAAGCGTTCCACcgatccggttttgggaacctgctGACCCAACATTTCTGGAGACGTTTGCTTGCAGGGAGGCTCTAGCTCTTGCTGAGGATCTTCATGTGACACGAATGAGGATTGCATCGGACTGCAAAGGGGTGATCCAAGACATAAATGACGGAACAGGAGGCCCGCATTCAGCTATAGTACATGAAATAACGCAACGGAGTAATCTTTTTGATTCGGTTGTTTTTGCTTTCGAGCGTAGACAATTCGAAGCTCACAATCTCGCCAAGTACGCATGTAATTTAGATATAGGGCGTCATGTTTGCCTGGGAGTCCCCCATGACCAGCACCGTGTACCTATGAACATTGCTATTATTTAATAAAGTGgcgagatttctcaaaaaaaaaaaggttctagccggtttttcccggttttgggaaccttctagtagGTTCCTGaaccatttttttttgttttccttttttttcctgtttgtatattcttttctctcttttttcgtgtttgtttctttcttttttccttttttgtgttTCTGGAAAAATGTTcttaattttcaaaaaaaatgattTATCATAAATTGTTCAAAGTTTCAAAAATTGTATCCAAATTGTattcagaaattcaaaaaatattcgtgcTTTCCAAAAATTGTTGAAAATTTCACAACTTCTCAAATTTTGTTCAGTATTACAAAAATTGTCTCAAATTTATAAAAATATTTGGGTTCTCAGATTTAGTTTgggagtttaaaaaatgttcagaattttttaaatgaagttcttgttttcaaattttgttctgggatttcaaaaattgttcgcaattTTCAAAATTGTTTGTGCTTTGAATTTTGTtctggagtttcaaaaaatgttggtgttttcaaattttgttcgggaGTTTAAAATATGGTCACAATTTTTTAAATAATGTtcttattttcaaattttgttcggggatttcaaaaattgttcacacttttcaaaaattgttcgtgctttgaATTTTGTTCGGGAGTTTAAAATATGTTCACAATTTTTTAAATAATAttcttgttttcaaattttgttttggGATTTAAAAAATTATTCGCAATTTTCTAAAATTGTTTGTGCTTTGAATTTTGTtctggagtttcaaaaaatgttggagttttcaaattttgttcaggagATTCAAAAAAAGTTCCcattttttaaaaatgttcgcGTATCCAAAAACTGTTTtgccattcaaaaaatgttctagtTTTCTAAAAGAATGTTCATATTTTTCAGTTTTTTGGGGGGATTTTTAAAATTGTTTCCGTTTCTATAAAATTGTTTGAGTTTTTTCAAATATACACAATTTCTGAGCGTGTTCACAGTTTCATACAGAATTCCCTTTCTCCAAAATAATATTTCACGTCTAAATTTAAAAAACGTTCTTACCCGCGCTTGGTTTGGTTCTTAAGTGTTTGTGCTGCTCATTAAAATACCTAGCTCGCTAGCTCAAGTTGTAGGAGTACTACTTGTGTTGCAGGTGGTCTTGTGTTCGAATCTTGCTTGGCGCAGTATTTCTTGCGAGCGTGAGAGCGACTGTAGTTTCTTTGCTAGGCAGAACGGGAGAGcgacatgggccggcccagtcggggagaCCCGCCTGTGCGTTCCCTTGACGTTTTGCCACAGTTAGCGGCAGATAGGAGCCCTCTAGGCAGCGATCATTAGCTATATGATTTGCAACATACAACGTACTTGGTCCCCCTATTAGCGGCAGAACGGCCTGCTTCCCCGACGTACAAGCCCACTAATTAGTCCATATTTTGCGTGCACGAGCTAATTACGTGAACTCTTGACAAAGGAAAGAAGGCCCACGTACAAGCCCACTAAGTAGTCGTTTTCTAAGTCCACTAAATCTCCCGGCATTATCTATGTGATTAGCTCGTGCATGGGATGCGCCACTGCCATCCTATGCCTTTGTCGCGTCCTTAATCTCCTTGTCTCGGGTCTTCCTTCTTAGATCTACTAATTCATACGGCGATGCAGGCTACTTCACtcatcaattcttcaggctgcagccATCGAACTAACCAAGGTTAACACATCACATCATCTACTAATCTCTATTCTCATCTTGTATCATGTTGAATTTCTACATCAAATTTAAGTTATTTTGGTTGTGTTATTTGTGATGGGTTGCTGCGCTAGGGTATATGGCAACGTTGATCATTTTTTGCTAATCAAACAATAAAATTTCCTAATACAACCAGTAATGATTTGCCATTCAAACCTATATAAAATTATAAATGCAAACTAAAAGCCAACCATTTGATAATACATGATTATTTTTGTTCAATATATCTTAATTTTTCATCTGAAAATGCTTTGTAGCATGGCATTTTATGTCATATTTCGGAGTATCAAACTTCGTTTTCATGGTGCGTATTTGGAATTATTGACCAATATTATGTATACCTGCACACGCTCTAGCTGCAAACAAAAAGTGTGTGCCTAGGCAAAGTTAAATGTGTATCATACTTAAATATAAAATTATTGGGTAGTATGTGACGTACAAAATACCCCCCCCCCNNNNNNNNNNNNNNNNNNNNNNNNNNNNNNNNNNNNNNNNNNNNNNNNNNNNNNNNNNNNNNNNNNNNNNNNNNNNNNNNNNNNNNNNNNNNNNNNNNNNNNNNNNNNNNNNNNNNNNNNNNNNNNNNNNNNNNNNNNNNNNNNNNNNNNNNNNNNNNNNNNNNNNNNNNNNNNNNNNNNNNNNNNNNNNNNNNNNNNNNNNNNNNNNNNNNNNNNNNNNNNNNNNNNNNNNNNNNNNNNNNNNNNNNNNNNNNNNNNNNNNNNNNNNNNNNNNNNNNNNNNNNNNNNNNNNNNNGTGGAGTCGTTTTCTAATCCAAATTTTGGCCTCCACAAGCGGCACACCCGTTCAACCCTGCGCTTCACACCGTACACGCCCTGCACCACAGCCCGAGCTGGCCCATGAAGCCTCGGCAAGCGTTTTTTGTGCGCTCGTGCCTTGCCGACTGGAACCAAGTGCCCCGTCGCCACCTTCCTTGGGACTGGCCCTAGCTTTCCCTTTGCAGATTGCATCAAGGAGGAGAATTAAAGTCGCAAAAATCATATGCTTCGATGGCGTAGAGTAAATCGTGCTCCTGGCCAGTTTGAATTAGAAGGTAATGCAAATTTTGATCTAGTTTGCTCGGGAGGTCGAATACCATGATgaatgtttttttttgttttttcagctAATGAAACCTAGGGGATTTTCACTCCTTTTCTTCCGAGGGAAATTTAAATTGCAAAGAGGAGTCCTATGGCAAAGGACAATTGTGGCATTCAAAGTCCAGCTTTTTTTTGAAACATATGTATTGGTCATCAGTAAAACACACCATGTATGTATGAATAAAAGCTCTATTCACCACCTGGAATCTTGGTTATTGCCATAGATGTGTTCCGGTTATCACATTCGTACACATGTTATGGTTACAAACTAGCCTAGGTCCTCTTTGGATTGTAGAATTTTCAAAGGAAATTTGGAGAATTTGAATTCCAAGTTTTTTTCCCTACACAAGTCCTTTGAATCATTGAACTGGGACTATTAAAATTCTATGAAATCCATTTTATAACTTGGATGAAACATCTTTTGAGTCATATAAGAAAACTGCTATATATGGAAAATGAAATGGACGTCAAGCCTATGTGTAAACGTGTCCATGGGCGTTCTATAGTTGTGTGCCTCAGTCAAATTTCCCCCGGATTCTGCCCTAACAGGCTTAACAAGTTAATCGAGCTGGATGtaagggcatttctaaccgatctCCTGTAACCGGTCAGAGGAGTAAAAATCTATTTTTACTCCTTGCTGATCCTTAATAACTGTTAGAGGACGATAATTTATCATCAGCCATGCATCGAAGGAGAAAATTTACTCAAACGAAACGGGCTGGAGGAAAATTCCCTTCGTCCTCTCGCCTCCCCCCTGCTGCTCCTGTGTGCCGCCGTCGCGAGCCCGTGCTGCTCCAGCTTGCCTCCCCTTACAGCTCATGTGCGCCGCCGCTAGGATCACCTGTGCGCTGCC
This window encodes:
- the LOC119291739 gene encoding PHD finger protein ING1-like isoform X1, producing MSAGEIPASSAPGAPQFHVLAELPWPQPPDADDDYFLEKFQASVETLPAMLHKNYSLMRELDKSLQGVQLENEQRCQQEIEDIKHGLESGSITTYEPAKLKFSDEAIEEQKHCVRIADEKVALATQTYDLVDAHIQQLDQYMRKLEELRLEKEAVAAAAAAAADTAVAATSAAPAGAGSLRSAAADPAPKTGRAGERSRGGRKKAKVPTEMPTEMPMEQPAIDLELPVDPNEPTYCFCNQVSYGEMVACDNPDCKIEWFHFGCVGLKEQPRGKWYCLSCSAFQKKRKGR
- the LOC119291739 gene encoding PHD finger protein ING1-like isoform X2 produces the protein MGFLEDFQASVETLPAMLHKNYSLMRELDKSLQGVQLENEQRCQQEIEDIKHGLESGSITTYEPAKLKFSDEAIEEQKHCVRIADEKVALATQTYDLVDAHIQQLDQYMRKLEELRLEKEAVAAAAAAAADTAVAATSAAPAGAGSLRSAAADPAPKTGRAGERSRGGRKKAKVPTEMPTEMPMEQPAIDLELPVDPNEPTYCFCNQVSYGEMVACDNPDCKIEWFHFGCVGLKEQPRGKWYCLSCSAFQKKRKGR